The Diabrotica virgifera virgifera chromosome 4, PGI_DIABVI_V3a genome segment CCTCGATTGTACAACCGGGCCTAAATAGCTAACTTCACTCATCTGTCAAAAGTCAGATTAAAAATCAAATGAAGTTTGTGTGAGTCAGCTGATGTAAAGTGTTTATTTAAGGTaccgttttttacaatttacttcattaatttaagttttaatatttttttgcaaatggaACAGGCTTAGTTTTAATTGTTATTGATGATATTAACTGTAATTTTCGTCAAattagatatttttaattatctagTTTGAAATTTAGGGGGGTGACCATTACTAATACACAATAAACCGAGAGGGCTAGTTTTGGACACCGGGGGTGTCCATTTATAAACAGTCAGTTTTTAGTAATGGACACACCTCAAATTTACTACTTACCAGCTACTATGTTTCACAGTTTAATAATTTGTGCAATAATTTTCAGCAAATgccgaaaactaaaaaaattggCACTCGCCAGTTTTTTTCATATAGCGAAGACGACTTGAAAAAAGCTATTGAAGCTGTAACACAAAATGGAATTAGTAGAAAAGCTGCAGCACGTCAGTTTAATGTTCCTCGAACCACACTGATCCGTAAATTATACTCGCCTGCTACTACTCCTCGGAAAATGGGTCCAGCAACAGAGCTTTCTGAAGCAGaagaaaatgtttttgaaaactGGGTACTAGCAATGGCTCGCAAGGGTTTTCCTATTCATAGACAAAACCTTATGTTATCAGTGAAAAAATTTCTTGAGGAAACTGGCCGAGaaactaaatatttattaaataaaactcCTGCGGGCGTTCTTGGTTTCAAGGATTTTTAAAACGTCACCCTAAAATTAAAGAGAGATATCCTGAAGCTGTCAGCAAAGCTCGGGCAGCAGTAACACAAGACCGAATTGAAGCATGGTTTGATGAAATTCAACTTTTTTTAGAGGAAGATAGATATGATGAAATATTATTAGATCCAACTCGGGTATTCAATGCAGATGAGGCAGGATTTTGCCTATGTCTGAAGAGTGAAAAAGTTCTAGGCCCTGTAGGCTACAAAGAAGATTTTTATATTAGGGTATCATCGGAAAAAGAGCAGATAACCGTAATGGCCACTTTTTCAGCAGATGGCAAGCATGTTCCTCCAATGTTGATCTTTCCTTACAAGAGAATCCCAGAAGCTATAGCTAAATCAGTGCCAGAAAATTGGGGTCTTGGTAGATCTGATTCAGGGTGGATGACATCCCAAGTATTTTATGAATACATTTCGAACCATTTCCTGCCATATTTAAAATCCAACAATATCCAAAGGCCAGTAATTTTATTCGTCGATGGGCATCGATCACATTCAACAAAACATGTTAGCCAGCTATGCGATGATAATGGAATTATTTTGGTATCACTTTTTCCCAACACTACCCATATTATGCAACCAGCTGACGTATCTGTTTTTAAACCTCTTAAAGCTGGTTGGTCAGCAGAAGTGAGAAACTGGAAATTTCAAAACTTTCCAAAAGATGTGACACGTTCTACTTTTGGTACTATTTTAGAAtctgtttttagtaaatatgcTTCTGAGGAAACAATTAAAAATGGATTTAGAAGAAGTGGGTTGTATccctttaataaaaataatgttgattacaCAAAATGCATACCAAACAGAATAGTTGCTGCACAGATTTCTGATAAAGAAACACCTAAAAATGCCTTAGATGTACtagaaaataaaattgaaaaaaaataccttacagaatttatacaaacatattcaaaaaGAGAAACCTGGTCTGGAGACATATCTTATTCAAAGCTTTATAGTGTCTGGGCCGAAATTAAAATGGATTATGAAAATGAAAATCCTCAACAGAAAGAAATACACCCCAAAAATATAAGTATTACGTCACCAGTCGCTGGACCATCGAGACGTCAATGGGAAACACCTCCCCAAAAATTGGAATATGAAAATCCTCAACAGAAAGAAATACAccccaaaaatataggtattacATCACCAGTCGCTGGACCATCGAGACGTCAATGGGAAACACCTCCCCAAAAAAACATTCGCTACTATGAAGAAAAAGAATCAGAAGGGTTTAAAATTCCAACtccatttaaaaaatgtttagtaTTTCCTCAAACGCCTGATGGAACTTTAAAAACAccaaaacacaaaagaaaaatatttcctGCAGTAGTTTCAAGTGCGAAATATCGAGAATTTTACGAGAATgaagtaaagaagaagaatggtccgaaaataacaaaaagaaaacaacaaaaaacaaatacagtcaACGAAGAAAGCAGCTCTAATTCAGATATGGACGTTACTTATCTCGACGAAGATCTTGATCTTAGTGAAAATGAAAACATCATACTAAAGACAAATCAACATGTTATTGTCAAGTACATGGATACACATTATCCAGGTAAATGAAAAATAACTGTAAAATACCTTATAACTTACCTGTTTTTATTTCTTGCTTGTAGGAATAGTTCTGAAACATGATGAATTCGGGGCAGATATCCGAACTATGGTTAGTGCTGGCATAAATTCCTGGAAATGGCCAGTTAAAGAAGACGTATTATATTACTTTATTGAAGACATAGTTTGTAATATAAAAGAACCTGAAGTAAAGAACAATAGGGGTCATTTTAGTGTGCCTGAAATGGCAAAATATAATGGTGTCCATTACTAAGTCCATAATATGTCCATTACCCATGTTTTGTGACCATTACTAGCTCATGTGCtacctttttttaaataagagattttctaaaatttgttgtccttattttcaaaaatcctCATAATATCCAGAAAGTACATAAAATAAGCTTTTAAATTCATTAGTGTCAAATATATTATATGAAGCTGTGCCTCAGTAAAACATTATTAAACTTAAAATTTGCTTAAGAGTGTCCATTACTGGGTCAGTTACcctaccatattttattaatttttaccatattcacCGGCTAACCCGGTCGCGGtatcgattaatccgacttatcgaggttccccTGTATTTAACTTGTTCGGAGAGAACTGGTCGGCTGGcttgtataaaattatatttttaaaaactttgctattttctaaattttgtttcaccctgtttTATGGCTATCGCGTAAATACAATAGATGTTTATTAGGTATCCCCGCAAATGGTCTTTTTTTTGCTTAAACATTTCCGTAATAATTCACGGAAAGTTCTATTAGCAAcatggtcggcacacacgtactttttaAATGTTCTTTTAAAAGACTTTCCGAATAtagaacaattaacgcactccgattatttccgacgaataaagttcaaaagtcttttagagttacttttgtttatatttgaacttaattaaatttaatttaaaaaaattcctcaCACCTACACCACTTCTAACAAGTTTACTGTAACAACTTACAATTACAATGAAacaagcggttcgtatttatatacgactttatttatttatacaagtttgcTTTACGAATTCTAACTTATAATTAAACTACTTCTAAAAATTCGCgtccttatacagggtgtcctgaaaagattggtcgtaaattataccacagattctggagtcaaaaataggttgattgaacctaacttaccttagtacaaaggtgcacataaaaaaagttacggccctttgaatttacaaaataaaaataaattttttgcaatatatacaaaactattagagattttttattaaaaatggacatgtggcattctgatggcaggaacatttaaaaaaaaattatagtaaaatttgtgagccccataaaaattttatgggggttttgttcccttaaacccccctaaatttttgtgtatgttcctattaaattattattgtagtaatACATATTAGTTacacacaatgtttttaaaactttttttgctacttttgcctagtactttttcgaaaagacagtttttatcgagatattttgaatatttgtcaaatccaccacatatttgtatatggttaagaaCGATTATATAGACCTGGTAAtgatatgaaaatttatttataatttatatttttaggtatatgtattttgaaccatattaaaccagaagccacatctcgataaaaggtgcaatattgaaaaaatactaagagacaaaaaagttttaaaaacactgtgtttaactaatggtaccgcaataatactttaattggaacgtacacaaacatttggggaatttaaaggaacaaaaccaccataaaatttttgtgtaaatatattaaaaaagaagccacatctcgataaaaactggcttatcgaaaaaatgctaagaatattaagagacaaaaaagttttagaaatattgtgtttaactaatggtgccacaataataatttaattggaaagtacacaaaagtttgggggtttaagggaacaaaacccctataaaatttttatagggtgcacaaatgtcactatatttttttttaagatgttcctgccataagaatgccacatctccattttcaataaaaaatctctaaaagttttcgatatatttaaaaaaaaggatgtgtgtgtactttatacgcacgtaagaagttatacttctattatatgatgccaacgaaattaatatatgtactttaaacagtttatttatattttatttaaatattaaactaattttaatacttactactttccaaaaagttcattaaaacaataccaaaaattaaaaaaataaaagaataaaacacacacaaacacaatgaaaaatgccacaaagaaatgatttctgaagaataattgttggcaaaaattttaactaaatacgcattttctgaaaaaaattatataacaaatatacttacaattataaaatgtataaaaaaataaaaacaataaaaacttgcattgggattcgaacccgcgccGCGTTTATTAGGGTGCTTAGATTTAAAATCGAAGCATCTACTCATTTAGCCACTTACACGTATCTGTCATGTGGAAGAtaggccaactgaacgttttactgtttgacagttctgaatttaatcaaattagtttgattttttttatgtaattatgtttatttacaatctacatcaataaaagagtattaagtaaatttgttccatgtttttgggcatgaagaagagacttccaatgatgtctcatcttattctatttatgtttaagttttaaaataggtcctgaggccaggttcgatctagtctccttgtggcagggccattatggaataattcccttactaactcattgtcatggtgaatggtacgctcgttCTGTGATTCAGatgctcgatggatttcttctctgatgaaaggtatatttaagtcttcgtgaagtgtttgattagttacataccatggtgcatccactattgatcttagaactttagactgaaatctttggatgatattgagtgatgttgactttgcacagccccagaggtgtagtccgtagtaccaaataggtttgagtattgttttgtacagaagaattttgttttggatgttgagttttgatctgcgtccaaggagccaatacatttgccgaaaTTTCAAGTCAAGTTGTCTTCTGTTCGTCTGTATATGTTTgttccaagtaagacgttggtcaaaatggaggccaaggtatttagcgtctgttactgttggtattcgtacattttccattcttacaggtgggcatgtgttgtgacggtttgtaaacgttatttgagatgattttgttttatttacttttgttcgccattttgtgtaccactcactgagtatgtccagatggtgttgcaggtcttgtgaggcttgtatgtgatcttcatttacagcgagtattgctacgtcatcagcaaaggaagcgatcgtagtattatgagactctggtatatcggctgtgtagagtgagaaaagcagcggcccgagaacactaccttgcgaaactccggagttaataggacagatgctggattgttggtctttgaattttactgagaaatatctatttgataagtaggatttgattaggaggaaatagttactagatagtgctaattttactttgtaaagcagacctctgtgccaaactttgtcaaacgcttgtgagatatctaggaatacagcgttgcagtatttcttttcttcgagagtttttgatatttcatttactattcgATGGACTTGTTGTGTAGTAGAGTGGTTTTaccgaaaaccaaactgatgttctggtagtaatgttaggaattcatgatctgcgtatattctttgtagcagcaatctttcaaaaactttgctaacgattgggagtaggctgatgagtcgataagatgttacttcattgggcgctttgcctggcttaaggatcattatgatttccgcaaatttccatatttttggaaagtatgataaacttagcatgcgattaaatattactgttagcataataatggccttacgaggaagttcttttagtacttgtgccgagattaagtcataacctggagcatttcgtgagttgagtttggttatttctttcttgacttctataggagtaaaacttttgattggaagggacatttgacatgctgcgctaattagttcttccacttcttcatcaggGTCTGGTGGCTCGGTTTGAAATACACTCGTAAGATGTTCAGCAAAGACGTCCGCTTTTTCTTTGTTGGAACGAGCCCATTCACCATTTGGTTTATGGAGGGGAGGAATAGTTGTGTATGAATTTTTGAGTTTCTTAGTCGCCTTCCATAGCGTCTGATCATTTGCTGTAAGGTTTGTAATGTAATATTCGAAGGTTTCGTTGTTTGCAGCTTTGATGGCTACTCCAAGTTGTCTACGTAGTCTATTGTATATATGTTGATCTATGTTGTTTCTAGATCTTTGCCAGTTTCTTCTCGCACGACTTTTTTCAGCAATAAGTTGCCGAATGTGTAGGGGAACATTTGTTGTATGTGTCGGTCTGCGTTCATTTCGTGGTGTACATTGCCATGCCGCTTCTTGCACAAGGGTGGTGAAATATTGAGCTGCTGTATCTATCTCGTGTGGAGATTTGATTCGCAAATTAAGATTAATGTTTTCTTCTAGGTAGTATTGAAAATCTGCCCAGTTGGTGTTTTTTGACGCTAGTCGAGGAGGGGGTGTGTTATTTATGACTGTGGTACTCTTGTTCATGATAACTGGTGTATGATCAGATGAGAGGTCATAGCTGGATTCTATCAGTATTAGACAGTTGTTTCTGGATTCTCCTTTGCTTATGTAAAAGTCTAgcacaggggtcaccaattatatttcctgagggtccgtttcgaaaacctatgacacttccggggtccggagttaACACTATCTGTCTGGTTGTTCCAATTCGGTAAACAAATCAGATGGGTGCAGtgcgaaatttttaggcagaTATTGtatttaacagttttttaataaatccaaaacatcaccttttttgctcccgAAAATATGGTTTTATCACTTTTGGGTCATCTTAGACAAAAATAATGttctgtaatttttctcaaaactttgaGTTTTAAACGATTTATAAtctgaaaaatacgaaaataagcattttcgaagcttgaaaattcatgtgtaactacattattatttttgcggttgtcaagtgcctaaattgaagtttaaacattcaatttcaagattctgatgagttatcgggtttatttcaatttcgagcgtttgtttttattggcgtatttaattatcacattggcaataattaattgaataaataaataaatcattaagataaaatatgttaataataaattataaaattttaataaatgtgaagTTGGGCATTTTTCGCATCAGTACGTATAATAtgtgcgacagagacgcaccataaatTGCGATGTGCGGCGGCTTAAAATTCGAGTGGactcgcataattaacaattaaaaacaacggtctatattgaagtaagccccgattactcgttagaatcttgaaattgaatttataaacttcaatttaggcacttggcaacctgaaaccttataatttacatatgagttttcaaaccttgaaaatgcgtaggtattttcacatttttcagattttaaatcgcttataactcgaaaactatcaacttttgaaaaaaatgacttttttttaataaaattttcgcGACTAAAAGGTAATTtggaatttgtataaaaatattgttttgccgGGCATTCCGggccccttctgatttgtttaaggggacatttttgaacaggaatccacaaaaaaaaacccaatcagaaaatttgtcattcGGAAGCGGCCTCACAACATGGAGTACTATGGAAAGAAAACCTAATAATATCCGATTGTTTTTGGCCACTCAGTTGAATactttcctggtacaataaataacatataaattcattgtgtattgtttttaTGTTATTATCAGTATCATAGAAGTATTGTAAATAGttattgagaatattttaaaagttaggaATTTATAGTTTTGATGTTAATAACGTCTTTCtcaagtttttagacatcttcagtTTTGTACATAGTTATTAACTTTCTTGAAATCCAGTTATTAAaacagaaatttaaaataaataatcatactTAGTACGAAATGGTAAATAAtttgttatcttttctacattagtttcaatgaaagctgtttgttgcaaacttattaaatctgaaaactatTTTAATTACATGCACACCTTAAAAGTGCTCCCACTTAtcatatagtagagaggaaatgaatataaaaatgcacatgacaattttatattacagtctacttaaattcaaaatcaatgattataataaatataacaataaagggaaaactctttacaaaattaaattatcagtgagaagaatgacattttttattatgtacaacctgtctgaagtttggagtgagtttgtTGCAATATTGGGGAGTTGCGATATTCATCagttagctgagatctgtaccgatttttaataaagttcattctgggtaaagcggcttcgcacacataagttgagtcaaacataacatacaatttcatggccaaacatttttaaaattaccaaacgctatattctgaatttaatgacggtccgcacaaaagtagctcacggtccggatgcggaccgcggtccgctaattggtgacccctggtctaGCACATCTGGAAGTTTTCTGGGGTCACTTGGCCAGTAAGTAGGGATTCCGTTGGTGTGGCAATCATAGTTGTTGTCGGTCATTGCTTTTAAAAGGTTACGACCTTTTGTTGCTATGAGTCTTGAGCCCCAATGTGTGTGTTTCGCATTCCAATCTCCCCCGGCTACAAATTTACTGCCAAGTAGTTGAAAGAAGGCTTTGTATTCATCTGTGGAGATTGCATGACGAGGTGGGCTGTAGATTGCAGATATGTTAAAGTGCCATGGCGTTGCATTCACTTGAACAATTGCtgcttgaattttttttgttgcATATTTTGGCAATTCATGATGTGATATACAGCTTCGTATGATTATGGCCGAGCCACCATGAGCTGTACCATCGGGGTGAGGTGTACTGTATGTAGTATAAAGCGGAATATTGAACGTAGTTAGATCAGTAAAGTGGGTTTCTGAAACAAGTAGTACATCGATTTTATTCTGGTTTAAGAAAGTGATTACTTCCTGCTTATGGTTTAGCAGGCCATTAGCGTTCCATGTGGCAATT includes the following:
- the LOC126883237 gene encoding uncharacterized protein LOC126883237, which codes for MATFSADGKHVPPMLIFPYKRIPEAIAKSVPENWGLGRSDSGWMTSQVFYEYISNHFLPYLKSNNIQRPVILFVDGHRSHSTKHVSQLCDDNGIILVSLFPNTTHIMQPADVSVFKPLKAGWSAEVRNWKFQNFPKDVTRSTFGTILESVFSKYASEETIKNGFRRSGLYPFNKNNVDYTKCIPNRIVAAQISDKETPKNALDVLENKIEKKYLTEFIQTYSKRETWSGDISYSKLYSVWAEIKMDYENENPQQKEIHPKNISITSPVAGPSRRQWETPPQKLEYENPQQKEIHPKNIGITSPVAGPSRRQWETPPQKNIRYYEEKESEGFKIPTPFKKCLVFPQTPDGTLKTPKHKRKIFPAVVSSAKYREFYENEVKKKNGPKITKRKQQKTNTVNEESSSNSDMDVTYLDEDLDLSENENIILKTNQHVIVKYMDTHYPGIVLKHDEFGADIRTMVSAGINSWKWPVKEDVLYYFIEDIVCNIKEPEVKNNRGHFSVPEMAKYNGVHY